Proteins encoded within one genomic window of Paraglaciecola psychrophila 170:
- a CDS encoding efflux RND transporter periplasmic adaptor subunit, which produces MVESIQAGIKAREATLLSSQILARIKNIHVRAGNNVQKGQLLVTLESEGLKAQLAQSIAMVDASQAMLTVTKVNFERAQTLKEKGLVSQSELDVAVTNFRRYGSELVAANQRKQAAQTALEYSKINLPFSGVVVERSAEPGNMASPGQLLLSLYDPLTLQIEADVRESLATQLDIGRKITVKVDSLGKEINAIIVEIVPAADPNARSFLVKAGIEFDSNLRPGMFARMLIKDGTKEVLSVPVDYVKSFGQLDMVWLLKDGNLSRRFVQLGKYQLNQVEIVSGLNSGDILALSAN; this is translated from the coding sequence ATAGTAGAATCGATTCAGGCTGGTATTAAAGCGAGAGAAGCGACCTTGTTATCCAGCCAAATCTTGGCTCGAATTAAAAACATTCATGTAAGGGCAGGGAACAACGTACAAAAAGGTCAGTTACTGGTTACGCTTGAAAGCGAGGGGCTAAAAGCACAGCTAGCTCAATCAATCGCTATGGTAGATGCTTCACAAGCCATGTTAACTGTAACAAAGGTCAATTTTGAACGCGCTCAAACACTAAAAGAAAAAGGCTTAGTCTCACAAAGTGAACTTGATGTGGCGGTGACAAATTTTAGGCGTTATGGATCAGAACTGGTGGCAGCAAATCAACGCAAACAAGCGGCACAAACTGCCCTTGAATATAGTAAAATAAACTTACCTTTTTCAGGCGTAGTGGTTGAGAGATCTGCTGAACCAGGAAATATGGCATCACCAGGCCAATTGCTTTTGTCTTTGTACGACCCATTAACCCTACAAATTGAAGCTGATGTTCGTGAATCATTGGCAACCCAGCTCGATATAGGTCGAAAAATAACAGTTAAGGTAGACTCTTTAGGTAAAGAGATTAATGCCATTATTGTTGAGATTGTGCCTGCCGCCGATCCTAATGCACGCTCATTTTTGGTGAAAGCAGGAATAGAATTTGATTCTAATCTAAGGCCTGGCATGTTTGCCAGAATGTTAATAAAAGATGGCACTAAAGAGGTATTGTCGGTCCCAGTGGATTATGTGAAAAGTTTTGGCCAACTTGATATGGTGTGGTTATTAAAAGATGGCAATTTAAGCCGACGCTTTGTGCAGTTAGGAAAATATCAACTTAATCAGGTAGAAATTGTTTCGGGTCTCAATTCAGGTGACATACTGGCTTTGAGCGCTAATTAA
- a CDS encoding ArsR/SmtB family transcription factor, whose amino-acid sequence MDLDQIKDNASEAESFLKMIANKNRLMILCSLVDKECSVNELNLSVPLTQSALSQHSAALRKAGMVSTRRQAQSIFYTFSDVRVKQIIEKMYELFCVTE is encoded by the coding sequence TTGGATCTAGATCAAATTAAAGACAATGCTTCTGAGGCGGAATCATTCTTAAAAATGATAGCGAATAAAAACAGGTTAATGATTTTATGCAGCCTAGTTGATAAAGAATGTTCGGTAAACGAGTTAAATCTATCAGTACCTCTTACGCAGTCAGCACTGTCTCAGCATTCAGCCGCACTGAGAAAAGCAGGAATGGTATCAACACGACGTCAGGCGCAATCAATTTTTTACACGTTTTCAGATGTCAGAGTGAAACAAATAATTGAGAAAATGTATGAATTATTCTGTGTTACCGAATAG
- a CDS encoding cytochrome b — MYLTKQQRYATLSIILHWIMFLLLVVVYSCIELREIYPKGSEPRDNLKTWHFMLGLSVFVLVWVRLIARWVTQTPKIHPPITKWQKLLAKAFHFGLYILMICKPIAGWLILSAEGKPIPFFGLNLPPLIAENEVLSETIEQVHKTAGTIGYYLIGLHMFTEFFSSLHTTR; from the coding sequence ATGTATTTAACCAAACAGCAAAGGTATGCAACGTTATCCATTATTCTTCATTGGATCATGTTCTTGTTACTCGTTGTGGTTTACAGCTGCATAGAACTAAGAGAAATTTACCCAAAAGGAAGTGAGCCAAGAGACAACCTTAAAACTTGGCATTTTATGCTAGGGCTTAGTGTGTTCGTTTTGGTATGGGTAAGACTTATCGCAAGGTGGGTAACACAAACACCTAAGATCCATCCTCCTATAACTAAATGGCAGAAGTTGTTAGCGAAAGCTTTTCATTTTGGTTTATACATATTGATGATCTGTAAGCCAATCGCAGGTTGGCTTATTTTAAGTGCTGAAGGAAAGCCTATTCCTTTCTTTGGTTTGAATTTACCTCCATTAATTGCTGAAAATGAAGTGTTATCAGAAACAATCGAACAAGTGCATAAGACGGCGGGCACTATTGGTTATTATCTTATTGGTTTGCATATGTTTACGGAGTTTTTTTCATCATTACATACAACAAGATAA
- a CDS encoding universal stress protein: MKNYQRILVAIDVYSEYDQVLKKALSVVKDPSHLHIVFVTLPTTYFQPYISAVGGDYVADIHNQAKHRLDDIGKNNNIPIKQLYLPTGNAAEEIHTLANEINADLIVIGTHGRSGIKLLLGSTANSVLHVAKQDVLAVRII, from the coding sequence ATGAAAAATTACCAACGCATATTAGTGGCTATTGATGTTTATTCTGAATATGACCAAGTGCTCAAAAAAGCCTTATCTGTCGTCAAAGATCCTAGTCATCTTCATATTGTTTTCGTGACTTTGCCTACCACTTATTTTCAACCGTATATTAGTGCAGTAGGCGGTGATTATGTTGCAGATATACATAATCAAGCGAAACATCGCTTAGATGACATTGGCAAAAATAATAACATTCCAATAAAACAACTTTATTTACCTACAGGCAATGCAGCTGAGGAAATTCACACCTTAGCAAATGAGATTAATGCAGATCTCATTGTTATCGGTACGCATGGTCGCAGCGGTATTAAACTATTGTTGGGCTCAACAGCCAATTCGGTTCTACATGTTGCAAAGCAGGATGTATTAGCTGTCAGGATCATTTAA
- a CDS encoding helix-turn-helix domain-containing protein, translating to MKTSYQAQNDYYNAASLMDICIGNTNASQNTQQRNSHRVFHRRDSLFLAGDHFEGIYILRSGSAKSFITSREGEEHITRFYYPEDMLGVDGFDGHKHSQTVCFLETSSVCLIKESRLNNLINTNTVFRNGLLQSMSHTLACDSSMMMCLSTCSSEQKITRFLLDLSIGFAERGLSGSEFMLSMTRTDIANYLGMAIETVSRIFASLQQRNIIAVKLRYLCILDFEELNCSVAIDICSQPISVGHILKK from the coding sequence ATGAAGACTTCATATCAAGCACAAAATGACTATTACAATGCTGCATCACTCATGGACATTTGTATAGGTAATACAAACGCTTCACAAAATACACAGCAGCGTAATTCACATCGAGTTTTTCATCGAAGAGATAGCTTATTCTTAGCAGGTGATCATTTTGAAGGGATCTATATTTTACGTTCAGGCTCTGCTAAATCGTTTATTACCTCTAGGGAAGGGGAGGAACATATAACAAGATTTTATTATCCTGAGGATATGTTAGGAGTCGATGGGTTTGATGGACATAAACATAGCCAAACCGTGTGTTTTCTTGAAACCAGCAGTGTGTGTTTGATAAAAGAATCGCGACTAAATAATTTGATAAATACAAACACTGTGTTTCGTAATGGATTATTGCAATCGATGAGCCATACCTTAGCCTGCGACAGTTCCATGATGATGTGTTTAAGTACCTGTTCTAGCGAACAAAAGATAACTAGATTTTTGCTCGATTTATCTATTGGCTTTGCTGAAAGAGGCCTGTCAGGCAGTGAATTTATGTTAAGCATGACACGCACTGATATAGCTAATTATTTAGGAATGGCGATAGAAACTGTGAGCCGTATTTTTGCCAGTTTGCAACAAAGAAATATTATTGCCGTTAAGCTTCGATATTTGTGTATTTTGGACTTTGAGGAATTAAACTGTAGTGTTGCCATAGACATTTGTTCTCAACCTATTTCGGTCGGTCACATCCTAAAAAAGTAA
- a CDS encoding sensor histidine kinase, which translates to MGELAAGIAHEMNQPLSAISNYAQASKRLLQSASQENELKVVAALDKICNQAIRASEVINRLRTFVKKRVTQRELVDLNELIRETVNLAKVDTRILNHEIILELCHHNKPQLIADPVQIQQVLLNLIRNGIDAMEHIKGAPLHIHSQWLSDVMIEVSVIDYGHGIDVETGSSIFNPFFTTKETGMGMGLAVSQTIIHAHGGRIYFGPGRPSGCIFSFSLPAISDSQKDIEK; encoded by the coding sequence ATGGGGGAGTTAGCAGCAGGCATTGCCCACGAAATGAATCAACCTCTTTCTGCCATATCGAATTATGCCCAAGCATCAAAACGACTTTTACAATCAGCCTCACAAGAAAACGAACTAAAGGTAGTCGCTGCGCTAGACAAGATTTGTAATCAAGCCATTCGCGCCAGCGAGGTAATCAATCGATTGAGAACATTTGTGAAAAAGCGGGTTACACAAAGGGAATTGGTTGATCTTAATGAGCTGATACGTGAGACGGTCAATTTGGCAAAGGTAGACACGCGTATCCTTAACCACGAGATAATACTAGAGTTATGTCACCATAATAAGCCGCAACTGATAGCTGACCCAGTGCAAATCCAGCAGGTGTTACTTAACCTAATCCGCAACGGCATAGATGCCATGGAGCATATAAAAGGAGCTCCACTGCATATCCACAGCCAATGGTTATCAGATGTGATGATTGAGGTGTCGGTTATTGATTACGGTCACGGAATAGATGTGGAAACAGGCAGTAGCATATTTAACCCTTTTTTCACCACCAAAGAAACAGGAATGGGAATGGGTTTAGCCGTGAGTCAAACGATCATTCATGCGCATGGAGGAAGAATATACTTTGGCCCAGGCAGGCCATCAGGTTGTATTTTCTCTTTTAGTTTACCAGCCATTTCTGACAGCCAAAAAGATATCGAGAAATAG
- a CDS encoding response regulator transcription factor has product MQKDQIKHLSSPPMVHVVDDDEAVLDSVGMLLDSIGLVNTCYKDVQLFLDAYSEASFDKNNGCILLDIRMPFISGIECQHRLEKMGCRMPIVFVTGHGDVPTAVEAMKNGATEFIQKPFREQVLIDAIQKALQVNQRDQKRLDKVEQTQTKLASLAHRETQILNAIVTGKANKVIAVELNLSQRTIEVHRAHVMEKMEVKSLAELVKMVIDASSTE; this is encoded by the coding sequence ATGCAAAAAGATCAAATCAAGCATCTGTCTTCACCACCCATGGTGCATGTGGTCGACGATGATGAAGCAGTATTGGATTCAGTTGGTATGTTGCTTGACAGCATTGGATTGGTTAACACTTGTTACAAGGATGTCCAATTATTTTTAGATGCTTATAGTGAAGCCTCGTTTGATAAAAACAATGGCTGTATTTTATTAGATATTAGAATGCCGTTTATTAGTGGCATAGAATGTCAACATAGGCTTGAAAAAATGGGCTGTCGTATGCCAATTGTTTTTGTGACTGGTCATGGAGATGTGCCAACAGCAGTAGAAGCAATGAAAAATGGTGCGACTGAATTTATTCAAAAACCTTTTAGAGAACAAGTTCTAATAGATGCGATTCAAAAAGCACTACAAGTTAACCAGAGAGACCAAAAACGTCTCGATAAAGTTGAACAGACTCAGACTAAGTTAGCCTCACTCGCTCATCGAGAGACTCAAATTCTGAATGCCATAGTAACAGGCAAAGCCAACAAGGTGATTGCCGTTGAACTTAATCTTAGCCAAAGGACAATAGAAGTTCATCGTGCTCATGTAATGGAAAAAATGGAAGTTAAGTCTCTTGCAGAACTCGTTAAAATGGTGATTGATGCCTCCTCTACTGAATAA
- a CDS encoding response regulator transcription factor — protein sequence MVLNIKTLEKQIVYIVDGDHNLQRSLTKLFKLNNLVAEVFDSAEDFLKAKLRSRAACLIIEVNLPNMDGITLLEHINNLGVRLPTIVLSSGSDLSEAVRAMQAETMDFIEKPFIADTLIKKVLDVINQA from the coding sequence ATGGTGCTCAATATTAAAACTCTTGAAAAACAGATTGTATACATAGTAGATGGTGATCATAATTTACAACGATCACTTACAAAACTGTTTAAACTCAATAACTTAGTAGCTGAGGTGTTTGACTCAGCTGAAGATTTTCTTAAAGCAAAATTAAGAAGCAGAGCAGCTTGCTTAATTATTGAAGTCAATTTACCTAATATGGACGGCATAACGTTGCTAGAACATATTAACAACTTAGGCGTTAGGTTACCCACCATTGTTTTATCATCAGGTAGTGATTTATCCGAGGCGGTTCGGGCAATGCAAGCTGAGACCATGGATTTCATAGAAAAACCTTTTATAGCAGACACTCTTATTAAAAAAGTACTGGATGTAATAAACCAAGCTTAA
- a CDS encoding NAD(P)/FAD-dependent oxidoreductase — MQKIVIVGGGAGGLELVSRLSQTLGKKGLAEIILVDRQPTHVWKPLLHEVAAGVIDKNSDGVDYRIHAARHNYQFQLGTMSDIDHKNKLIKLDPILDEQDEVLIPNREISYDFLVLAIGSVSNDFGTPGVTKNAYFLDSLAQAERFHKALLNQLLRINQQSDLSSTLKVAIVGGGATGTELAAELHHVANLARSYGMPKMSSKRLVITIIEAGERILPALPVKIANSAKSALTKLGIHVLEGTRIIKAQKEGFVTKEEVLIEADLLVWAAGVKAPDFIQNLNFFETNRAQQILVNANLQSTVSDQIFVIGDCCGFKQEDGTWVPPRAQSAHQMAGVAAINLKNIIKSKPLVHYRYTDYGSLVHLSKYSTVGSLMGSLSNSSMFIEGRLARLVYVSLYNMHQFSVHGWRKGLLVLLSRKLSNIVGAKLKLH; from the coding sequence ATGCAGAAAATCGTTATTGTAGGTGGCGGCGCAGGTGGCCTGGAACTCGTTAGCCGCTTAAGTCAAACATTAGGCAAAAAAGGCTTGGCCGAAATCATATTAGTTGACCGACAGCCAACGCATGTATGGAAACCTCTTCTGCACGAGGTAGCGGCAGGTGTGATTGATAAAAACTCAGATGGTGTGGATTATCGTATTCACGCTGCTAGGCATAACTATCAATTTCAACTTGGCACCATGAGTGATATCGACCATAAGAATAAGCTCATAAAACTCGATCCGATACTCGATGAGCAAGACGAAGTTCTAATACCTAACAGAGAGATTAGCTATGATTTTCTGGTATTAGCTATCGGCAGCGTCAGTAATGACTTTGGCACACCAGGCGTCACTAAAAATGCATATTTCCTCGACTCGTTAGCTCAGGCTGAACGATTTCATAAAGCATTGCTAAATCAATTACTGAGAATTAATCAACAATCTGACTTATCCAGTACTTTAAAAGTGGCTATCGTGGGCGGTGGTGCAACCGGGACAGAACTAGCGGCAGAATTGCATCATGTCGCTAATTTAGCGCGTTCTTATGGCATGCCCAAAATGTCATCAAAGCGCCTAGTTATTACTATAATTGAAGCGGGTGAACGCATATTACCAGCTTTACCTGTAAAAATTGCAAACTCGGCAAAGAGCGCTTTAACAAAACTCGGTATTCACGTTTTGGAAGGCACTCGAATAATCAAAGCACAAAAAGAGGGATTTGTTACCAAAGAGGAAGTATTGATTGAAGCTGATTTATTAGTTTGGGCTGCAGGCGTTAAAGCCCCTGACTTCATACAAAATCTAAATTTCTTTGAAACTAATAGAGCGCAGCAAATATTAGTCAATGCAAATTTACAGAGTACCGTTAGCGACCAAATATTTGTCATTGGCGATTGTTGTGGATTTAAACAAGAAGACGGTACTTGGGTCCCTCCCCGCGCTCAATCTGCTCACCAAATGGCGGGTGTTGCAGCCATCAATTTGAAAAATATTATTAAGTCGAAACCGTTGGTACATTACCGTTATACAGACTACGGATCTTTGGTACATTTGAGTAAATACAGCACCGTTGGCAGTCTGATGGGTAGCTTAAGTAATAGCAGTATGTTTATCGAAGGTCGACTTGCAAGATTGGTTTATGTTTCGTTATACAACATGCACCAATTTTCGGTACATGGCTGGCGTAAAGGGTTGTTAGTGTTACTGAGCCGAAAATTAAGCAATATAGTGGGAGCAAAGTTGAAGCTTCATTAA
- the fabA gene encoding 3-hydroxyacyl-[acyl-carrier-protein] dehydratase FabA, protein MTEQQNSFTKEELLSCSTGELFGPGNSQLPAPNMLMMDRIVEIHETGGSHDKGYIVAELDITPDLWFFACHFPGDPVMPGCLGLDAMWQLVGFFLGWSGGPGKGRALGVGEVKFKGQVLPTAKKVTYRIDLKRVIKRKLFMGLGDGTVAVDGRVIYEAKDLKVGLFQDTSNF, encoded by the coding sequence ATGACAGAACAACAAAATAGTTTCACAAAAGAAGAACTTTTATCTTGTAGCACTGGCGAATTATTTGGGCCGGGAAATAGCCAACTTCCAGCACCTAATATGTTGATGATGGATCGCATTGTCGAAATTCATGAAACCGGTGGTAGCCACGACAAAGGATATATTGTAGCAGAGCTTGATATCACACCCGACCTTTGGTTCTTTGCATGCCATTTTCCAGGCGACCCTGTAATGCCTGGTTGCTTAGGCTTAGATGCAATGTGGCAATTAGTTGGGTTTTTCTTGGGTTGGTCAGGTGGCCCAGGCAAAGGTAGAGCTTTGGGTGTGGGTGAAGTTAAATTTAAAGGGCAAGTGTTACCTACTGCTAAAAAAGTAACCTATCGCATTGATTTAAAACGTGTCATCAAGCGTAAATTGTTTATGGGTTTAGGTGACGGCACGGTTGCAGTAGACGGTAGAGTAATTTACGAAGCGAAAGACTTAAAAGTAGGTTTATTTCAAGATACCAGTAACTTTTAA
- the rmf gene encoding ribosome modulation factor: MKRQKRDKLSRAHSKGYQAGITGRSKEHCPFQSTNVRSEWLGGWREAIGDRSIGLASR; the protein is encoded by the coding sequence ATGAAGCGACAAAAGAGAGATAAACTTTCAAGAGCACATTCTAAAGGTTACCAAGCAGGCATTACAGGCCGCTCAAAAGAGCATTGCCCATTTCAGTCAACTAATGTGCGATCTGAATGGTTAGGAGGATGGCGAGAGGCCATTGGAGATAGAAGTATAGGACTAGCCAGTCGTTAA
- a CDS encoding DUF3466 family protein, with protein sequence MTKTRLYAALSLALLVTPVSQAAKYRVVELPVAGEGRNSFPSAINEDGNITVNVRNPYNIPIDLDLLDFESDALINGLTDVESASNGDFNITDYELLLGLIRSADGSQSAQQIADTVSFLASENDSNYISGFDQLSEQDNQFSLSTTSIARDLNDSGFIVGSGDGFYNKIDYTLASGVDINLVVHEFGTRGFVSFADTVIGLPAPDTTAGGFSDAFGINESNQVAGYGSSLFLSDTLQTAITDCKNDELVDDEDPDTQDFPLRGDIPVESCISNIVDSFTNSPSTFSQLRGLIWQLDGQGNLLNTKVLGLLFEPEAGDEKYYRSQSFAINDNGLAVGISNEPYILNGETVTQNGIPITLSYAVIFDGDEVINITPDPEDITTTISTAQDINNNNLVVGYQIKSVNGTSRTKFFIYDMNLAELTFPNDFFLGSSSVALDINNNDLVVGYGEVDASLTGRRTEGFLYDHAAKQFYAARDLISCDSPYTIVQANSINDKGEIGATALYQGPAKDSRGEVRLDSTGSETIIDLVVAVKLEPITGGEVENCDAPADDVNRDRQGASVSWIFLFGLGILGWRRFKNRL encoded by the coding sequence ATGACTAAAACAAGGCTGTACGCCGCATTATCTTTAGCCCTTTTGGTAACACCTGTTAGCCAAGCCGCTAAGTACAGAGTAGTTGAATTACCTGTTGCAGGTGAAGGACGAAATAGTTTCCCTAGTGCAATCAACGAAGATGGCAATATCACGGTAAATGTGAGAAACCCTTACAATATTCCGATTGATCTAGATTTATTGGATTTTGAATCAGACGCGTTAATTAATGGTTTAACAGATGTTGAATCAGCCAGTAACGGTGACTTCAATATTACTGACTATGAACTGCTACTTGGGTTAATTAGGTCCGCAGACGGTTCGCAAAGTGCTCAACAAATTGCTGATACCGTTAGTTTTTTAGCCTCGGAAAATGACTCAAATTATATTTCTGGTTTTGACCAGCTTTCTGAACAAGATAATCAATTTTCGTTAAGTACCACTTCTATTGCTCGAGATCTGAATGACTCAGGTTTTATAGTAGGCAGTGGTGATGGGTTTTACAATAAAATTGATTACACGTTAGCTAGCGGTGTTGACATAAACCTTGTTGTGCATGAGTTTGGTACACGTGGATTTGTTAGTTTTGCCGATACGGTTATTGGTTTGCCAGCGCCAGACACAACTGCAGGTGGTTTTAGTGACGCCTTTGGGATTAATGAGAGTAACCAAGTGGCAGGTTATGGTTCTTCTTTATTTTTATCTGACACCTTACAAACAGCGATTACCGACTGTAAAAATGATGAATTAGTTGATGATGAAGATCCGGACACTCAGGATTTTCCCCTAAGAGGCGATATTCCAGTTGAATCTTGTATCAGTAATATTGTTGACTCATTTACTAATTCTCCCTCTACGTTCTCTCAACTGAGAGGATTAATTTGGCAACTAGATGGCCAAGGGAACTTGTTAAATACTAAAGTGTTAGGATTGTTGTTTGAGCCAGAAGCAGGTGATGAAAAATATTATCGCAGTCAATCTTTTGCGATTAATGATAACGGATTAGCTGTAGGTATTTCAAACGAACCATACATTCTAAACGGTGAAACAGTAACTCAAAATGGTATCCCAATTACCCTTAGTTATGCTGTGATATTCGATGGAGATGAAGTGATTAATATTACGCCAGATCCAGAAGACATAACAACCACTATTAGTACAGCGCAAGATATCAATAACAATAATTTAGTTGTGGGTTATCAGATAAAATCTGTCAATGGAACAAGTAGAACCAAGTTCTTTATTTACGATATGAACTTAGCCGAGTTAACTTTTCCAAATGACTTTTTCTTAGGCTCTTCCAGTGTTGCTTTAGATATTAATAACAATGATTTAGTTGTAGGTTATGGAGAAGTCGATGCGTCTCTAACTGGACGTCGTACTGAAGGTTTCTTATATGATCATGCTGCCAAACAGTTTTATGCTGCACGAGACCTCATCAGTTGCGATTCTCCTTACACCATAGTTCAAGCCAATAGCATCAATGATAAAGGCGAAATAGGCGCGACGGCTCTTTATCAAGGGCCCGCAAAAGATTCAAGAGGTGAAGTGAGACTTGATTCAACAGGTAGTGAAACAATTATTGATTTAGTTGTGGCCGTTAAATTAGAACCAATTACAGGTGGTGAAGTAGAAAATTGTGATGCCCCGGCCGATGATGTAAACAGGGATAGACAAGGAGCAAGTGTTTCTTGGATATTCTTATTTGGATTAGGAATATTAGGTTGGAGACGCTTTAAAAATCGGCTCTAG
- the uup gene encoding ATP-binding cassette ATPase Uup, whose amino-acid sequence MSLLQLKNASIILGHPPLLNGIELVIHPGERLCLVGRNGCGKSTLLKVIEADIKLDDGQRLVNKEVKISRLPQDPPASVECSLFDYVAEGLAEVGEYLKGYFHTADLVAEDPSDANMAKLEFFQQQLDHHNGWQLEQRIQQVLTKLQLDPNQQLSNLSGGWRRKAALAKAMASEPDILLLDEPTNHLDIDMIKWLEDAILGYAGAVVFVSHDRAFIRKVASRIIDLDRGNLVSYPGNYQAYLDQKAHDLEVEETQNALFDKKLSIEETWIRQGVKARRTRNEGRVRALKALRTERSQRANKLGTAKVSVSESKSSGKIVFETENLHYIIADKLIVESLTTTIQRGEKLALVGPNGCGKSTLIKLLLGQLSPTSGEVKSGSKLEVAYFDQHRDQLDGELKVIDAIADGRREVTINGKTKHVMSYLQDYLFTPERVNSPVKSLSGGEKNRLLLAKLMLRPSNMLILDEPTNDLDVETLELLEDTICNYPGTVILVSHDREFVDNVVTSSYFFEGNGIVREFVGGCTDISDWYSQQLTQKVTPVATKSQSHSPKSSSPEVKGKKLSYKLQLELESLPLKIETLELHVESLQKLVNDPNFFTQEASKSDPVLADLAESEKALKLTYERWDEIEGMF is encoded by the coding sequence TTGAGTTTATTGCAGTTAAAAAATGCCAGTATCATCCTTGGTCATCCTCCTTTACTAAATGGTATAGAGTTAGTCATTCATCCCGGTGAAAGATTATGTCTAGTAGGCCGCAATGGTTGCGGAAAATCCACTCTTCTCAAAGTCATTGAAGCAGATATCAAGCTCGACGACGGTCAACGTTTAGTGAACAAAGAAGTAAAAATTTCTCGTTTGCCACAAGACCCGCCTGCAAGTGTGGAATGCAGTCTGTTTGATTATGTAGCAGAAGGGCTTGCCGAAGTCGGGGAGTATCTTAAAGGCTATTTTCATACGGCTGACTTGGTTGCTGAAGACCCCTCTGATGCCAATATGGCTAAACTTGAGTTCTTTCAACAACAACTTGATCACCACAATGGCTGGCAGCTTGAACAACGTATACAGCAGGTTTTGACTAAGCTGCAGCTTGATCCAAATCAACAACTGAGCAATTTATCTGGTGGTTGGAGGAGAAAAGCGGCTTTAGCTAAAGCTATGGCGAGTGAGCCAGATATTCTTTTATTAGATGAGCCTACCAACCACCTTGATATTGATATGATCAAGTGGCTTGAAGATGCCATTCTTGGATATGCTGGCGCGGTGGTATTTGTTAGCCATGACAGAGCGTTTATTCGAAAAGTCGCCAGTCGTATAATCGATTTAGATCGAGGTAATTTAGTCAGTTATCCTGGAAATTATCAGGCCTACCTTGATCAAAAAGCCCATGACTTAGAAGTTGAAGAAACCCAGAATGCGTTATTTGATAAGAAGTTAAGTATAGAAGAAACATGGATAAGACAAGGTGTAAAAGCCCGCCGTACGAGGAACGAAGGTCGAGTACGTGCGCTTAAGGCATTAAGAACAGAACGTTCGCAAAGAGCTAACAAATTAGGGACGGCGAAAGTCAGCGTTAGCGAATCGAAGAGTTCTGGAAAGATTGTTTTTGAAACAGAGAATTTACATTACATTATTGCCGACAAGCTGATTGTTGAATCACTTACAACGACTATCCAAAGGGGCGAAAAATTAGCCTTGGTTGGTCCAAATGGTTGTGGTAAAAGTACCTTAATAAAATTGTTACTAGGCCAATTATCACCCACATCGGGTGAAGTAAAGTCAGGCTCAAAACTTGAAGTGGCATATTTTGACCAGCATCGTGACCAGTTAGATGGCGAGCTTAAAGTCATTGACGCAATTGCTGATGGAAGACGAGAAGTGACCATAAATGGCAAGACAAAACATGTCATGAGTTATTTACAAGACTATTTGTTTACGCCTGAAAGAGTGAATTCACCTGTTAAATCGTTATCAGGCGGTGAAAAGAATCGCTTGTTGTTAGCAAAGTTGATGTTAAGACCAAGCAATATGCTTATTCTGGATGAACCAACAAATGACTTAGATGTAGAAACCTTAGAATTGTTGGAAGATACTATATGTAATTACCCTGGCACAGTTATTTTGGTTAGCCACGATAGAGAATTTGTTGATAATGTGGTTACGTCCAGTTATTTCTTCGAAGGCAATGGCATAGTAAGAGAGTTTGTAGGGGGGTGCACCGATATTAGTGATTGGTACTCGCAGCAATTGACACAAAAAGTCACACCAGTTGCAACTAAATCTCAATCACATAGTCCTAAAAGCAGTTCGCCAGAGGTAAAAGGTAAAAAGTTGTCATATAAGTTGCAACTTGAATTAGAATCGTTACCTTTAAAAATTGAGACTCTTGAGCTCCATGTCGAAAGTCTTCAGAAATTAGTGAACGACCCAAATTTCTTTACACAAGAGGCGTCAAAATCAGACCCAGTACTTGCGGATTTAGCTGAATCAGAAAAAGCGCTAAAACTTACGTATGAAAGGTGGGATGAGATTGAAGGTATGTTCTAA